One Methylobacterium sp. AMS5 genomic region harbors:
- a CDS encoding phage regulatory protein/antirepressor Ant produces MNAITPIREHSPVPVVAIIDGRPMADSRNVAAMFSKRHDNVVRDIRGLLKSEDTPAIHGYFVESSYVDPQNGRTYTCYLMDRSGFSILAMGFTGARALRWKVDYNGAFEAMERQLRSRAAGGAEINVRDQGQLAVIATQLLQLTQEMRERAEMAEATVAAQSKELAIAAHKVEVFEAFMATGKRENLRTVCRLLNARQTEFFDWMKRRGFIFMESGWLQPRADLRDDGYMVARKFECEDGKVREQTLVTPAGQTWLAHRWLAHKRKLARKAIEEAAKAEETLFD; encoded by the coding sequence ATGAACGCGATCACCCCGATCCGCGAACACTCGCCGGTCCCGGTCGTCGCCATCATCGACGGCCGGCCCATGGCCGACAGCCGCAACGTCGCGGCCATGTTTAGCAAGCGCCACGACAACGTCGTCCGGGACATCAGGGGTCTCCTCAAATCTGAGGACACCCCCGCGATCCACGGCTACTTCGTGGAGAGCTCGTACGTCGATCCCCAGAACGGCCGGACGTACACCTGCTACCTCATGGATCGGTCCGGCTTCAGCATCCTGGCCATGGGCTTCACCGGGGCCCGGGCGCTGCGGTGGAAGGTCGACTACAACGGCGCGTTCGAGGCGATGGAACGGCAGCTCAGGTCCCGTGCGGCCGGTGGCGCCGAGATCAACGTGCGCGACCAGGGGCAGCTCGCCGTCATCGCCACGCAGCTCCTCCAGCTGACGCAGGAGATGCGGGAGAGGGCCGAGATGGCCGAGGCCACCGTGGCCGCGCAGTCGAAGGAGTTGGCGATCGCCGCGCACAAGGTCGAGGTGTTCGAGGCCTTCATGGCCACTGGGAAGAGAGAGAACCTCCGCACGGTCTGCCGCCTCCTCAACGCCCGGCAGACCGAGTTCTTCGACTGGATGAAGCGCCGGGGCTTCATCTTCATGGAGAGCGGTTGGCTCCAGCCCCGGGCGGACCTGCGCGACGATGGGTACATGGTCGCGCGCAAGTTCGAGTGCGAGGACGGCAAGGTGCGCGAGCAGACGCTCGTCACACCGGCCGGTCAGACGTGGCTTGCGCACCGTTGGCTAGCCCACAAGCGGAAGCTGGCGCGCAAGGCCATCGAGGAGGCCGCCAAGGCTGAGGAAACCCTCTTCGACTAG
- a CDS encoding metallophosphoesterase, translating into MRVWILSDIHADACPWEPPPGSRVDLAIVAGDVADGLTRRAIPWIVQHVRPRARHVVYVPGNHDFWGTRLPDELAHARDLAIASDITLLDAGQVRHIEGVRVIGATLWTDFAVGEPRWFRVWAMRDAGDRLTGMRDHRRIQTRDRLGSPAPFRPFAALALHVEHRARIERVLDEGHDGPTVVVTHHAPHPRSLPAGEATGPGDAAYASDLSSIMQGPCAPDLWIHGHVHRSVDYQVGRTRVLANPRGHDTSHRRRGGTWIDERENPFFDPALVLEI; encoded by the coding sequence GTGCGTGTCTGGATCCTGAGCGACATCCATGCTGACGCATGCCCGTGGGAGCCGCCCCCCGGGTCCCGGGTCGACCTCGCCATCGTCGCCGGCGACGTCGCCGACGGCCTCACGCGGCGGGCGATCCCATGGATCGTGCAGCACGTCCGGCCCCGGGCCCGGCATGTCGTCTACGTGCCGGGCAACCACGATTTTTGGGGGACCCGACTCCCGGACGAGCTCGCCCACGCGCGGGATCTCGCGATCGCGTCGGACATCACGCTGCTCGATGCCGGCCAGGTCCGGCATATCGAGGGCGTGCGCGTCATCGGGGCGACCCTCTGGACCGACTTCGCCGTGGGGGAGCCGCGGTGGTTCCGCGTGTGGGCGATGCGCGACGCTGGCGACCGGCTGACCGGTATGCGCGATCACCGCCGGATCCAGACGAGAGACCGGCTCGGCAGCCCGGCGCCGTTCCGGCCATTCGCGGCGCTCGCGCTGCACGTCGAACACCGCGCCAGGATCGAGCGCGTCCTCGATGAGGGACACGACGGGCCGACGGTCGTCGTCACGCACCACGCGCCCCACCCGAGGTCGCTGCCCGCAGGCGAGGCGACGGGGCCCGGGGACGCTGCGTACGCGAGCGACCTGAGCAGCATCATGCAGGGGCCTTGCGCGCCGGATCTCTGGATCCACGGGCATGTGCATCGATCGGTCGACTACCAGGTCGGGCGGACCCGGGTCCTCGCGAACCCGCGGGGCCATGACACGTCGCACCGGCGCCGGGGCGGGACCTGGATCGACGAGCGCGAGAACCCCTTCTTCGATCCCGCCCTCGTCTTGGAGATCTAA